The following are encoded together in the Phragmites australis chromosome 19, lpPhrAust1.1, whole genome shotgun sequence genome:
- the LOC133900648 gene encoding cytochrome P450 90A4-like isoform X2, which produces MDASALLPPLLAAAAAVLVAAALKWLSAGRLSKQVAARLPPGSTGLPLIGETLRLISAYKTPNPEPFIDARVARHGGIFTTHVFGERTVFSADPAFNRLLLAAEGRTVDCSYPSSIATLLGAHSLLLTRGAAHKRLHSLTLTRLGRPASPPLLAHIDRLVLATMREWEPAATVRLLDEAKKITFNLTVKQLVNIEPGQWTESLRREYVKLIDGFFSIPFPFAYLLPFTTYGQALKARKKVAGALREVIRKRMDEKVENGGANGGDEDKREKKDMVEELLEAAGGSFSVEEMVDFCLSLLVAGYETTSVLMTLAVKFLTETPTALAQLKVINETLRVANLISGVFRRANTDIHFKDYIIPKGCKIFASFRAVHLNNEHYENARTFDPWRWQSKNKLQNAVGANLFTPFGGGPRLCPGYELARVVVSVFLHHLVTRFSWEEAEEDRLVFFPTTRTLKGYPINLRRRPDSVF; this is translated from the exons ATGGACGCGAGcgcgctgctgccgccgctcctggccgcggccgccgccgtcctgGTCGCCGCAGCGCTGAAATGGCTCAGCGCCGGGCGGCTGTCGAAGCAGGTGGCGGCGCGGCTGCCGCCGGGCAGCACGGGGCTGCCGCTGATCGGGGAGACGCTGCGACTCATCTCCGCGTACAAGACGCCCAACCCGGAGCCCTTCATCGACGCGCGCGTGGCCCGCCACGGCGGCATTTTCACCACCCACGTCTTCGGCGAGCGCACCGTCTTCTCCGCCGACCCGGCCTTcaaccgcctcctcctcgccgccgaggGCCGCACCGTCGACTGCAGCTACCCGTCCTCCATCGCCACGCTGCTGGGCGCCCACTCCCTGCTCCTCACGCGGGGCGCCGCGCACAAGCGCCTCCACTCCCTCACACTCACCCGCCTCGGCCgccccgcctcgccgccgctcctGGCCCACATCGACCGCCTAGTCCTGGCCACCATGAGGGAGTGGGAGCCCGCCGCCACCGTCCGCCTTCTCGACGAGGCGAAAAAGATCACCTTTAACCTTACCGTCAAGCAGCTCGTCAACATCGAGCCAGGGCAGTGGACTGAGAGCCTCCGCCGCGAGTACGTCAAGCTCATCGACGGATTCTTCTCCATCCCATTCCCCTTCGCCTACCTCCTCCCTTTCACCACCTACGGCCAGGCCCTCAAG GCGAGGAAGAAAGTGGCCGGGGCGCTGCGGGAGGTGATAAGGAAGAGGATGGACGAGAAGGTGGAAAATGGTGGCGCGAATGGGGGGGATGAAGAcaagagggagaagaaagacATGGTGGAGGAGCTTCTTGAAGCAGCGGGTGGGAGCTTCTCAGTTGAGGAAATGGTGGACTTCTGCCTGTCTCTGCTGGTGGCTGGCTACGAGACGACGTCAGTGCTCATGACGCTTGCTGTGAAGTTCCTCACCGAGACACCCACTGCGCTGGCGCAGCTCAAG GTGATAAACGAGACACTCCGTGTGGCCAACTTAATAAGTGGGGTATTCAGGCGAGCAAACACTGACATTCATTTTAAAG ACTACATTATTCCAAAGGGCTGTAAAATATTTGCTTCATTCCGAGCTGTGCACCTTAACAATGAACACTATGAGAATGCTCGAACCTTTGACCCTTGGAGATGGCAG AGCAAAAATAAACTTCAGAACGCGGTAGGGGCCAATTTGTTTACTCCCTTCGGTGGTGGACCTCGTCTGTGCCCAGGCTATGAGCTTGCCCGGGTTGTTGTCTCTGTTTTTCTCCATCATCTTGTAACGCGCTTTAG CTGGGAAGAAGCTGAGGAAGATAGGCTTGTCTTCTTTCCCACCACTCGAACTCTGAAAGGATACCCCATCAATCTCCGGCGTCGACCAGATTCGGTTTTCTGA
- the LOC133900648 gene encoding cytochrome P450 90A4-like isoform X1, translating to MDASALLPPLLAAAAAVLVAAALKWLSAGRLSKQVAARLPPGSTGLPLIGETLRLISAYKTPNPEPFIDARVARHGGIFTTHVFGERTVFSADPAFNRLLLAAEGRTVDCSYPSSIATLLGAHSLLLTRGAAHKRLHSLTLTRLGRPASPPLLAHIDRLVLATMREWEPAATVRLLDEAKKITFNLTVKQLVNIEPGQWTESLRREYVKLIDGFFSIPFPFAYLLPFTTYGQALKARKKVAGALREVIRKRMDEKVENGGANGGDEDKREKKDMVEELLEAAGGSFSVEEMVDFCLSLLVAGYETTSVLMTLAVKFLTETPTALAQLKEEHDNIRGIKGKNQPLKWSDYKSMPFTQCVINETLRVANLISGVFRRANTDIHFKDYIIPKGCKIFASFRAVHLNNEHYENARTFDPWRWQSKNKLQNAVGANLFTPFGGGPRLCPGYELARVVVSVFLHHLVTRFSWEEAEEDRLVFFPTTRTLKGYPINLRRRPDSVF from the exons ATGGACGCGAGcgcgctgctgccgccgctcctggccgcggccgccgccgtcctgGTCGCCGCAGCGCTGAAATGGCTCAGCGCCGGGCGGCTGTCGAAGCAGGTGGCGGCGCGGCTGCCGCCGGGCAGCACGGGGCTGCCGCTGATCGGGGAGACGCTGCGACTCATCTCCGCGTACAAGACGCCCAACCCGGAGCCCTTCATCGACGCGCGCGTGGCCCGCCACGGCGGCATTTTCACCACCCACGTCTTCGGCGAGCGCACCGTCTTCTCCGCCGACCCGGCCTTcaaccgcctcctcctcgccgccgaggGCCGCACCGTCGACTGCAGCTACCCGTCCTCCATCGCCACGCTGCTGGGCGCCCACTCCCTGCTCCTCACGCGGGGCGCCGCGCACAAGCGCCTCCACTCCCTCACACTCACCCGCCTCGGCCgccccgcctcgccgccgctcctGGCCCACATCGACCGCCTAGTCCTGGCCACCATGAGGGAGTGGGAGCCCGCCGCCACCGTCCGCCTTCTCGACGAGGCGAAAAAGATCACCTTTAACCTTACCGTCAAGCAGCTCGTCAACATCGAGCCAGGGCAGTGGACTGAGAGCCTCCGCCGCGAGTACGTCAAGCTCATCGACGGATTCTTCTCCATCCCATTCCCCTTCGCCTACCTCCTCCCTTTCACCACCTACGGCCAGGCCCTCAAG GCGAGGAAGAAAGTGGCCGGGGCGCTGCGGGAGGTGATAAGGAAGAGGATGGACGAGAAGGTGGAAAATGGTGGCGCGAATGGGGGGGATGAAGAcaagagggagaagaaagacATGGTGGAGGAGCTTCTTGAAGCAGCGGGTGGGAGCTTCTCAGTTGAGGAAATGGTGGACTTCTGCCTGTCTCTGCTGGTGGCTGGCTACGAGACGACGTCAGTGCTCATGACGCTTGCTGTGAAGTTCCTCACCGAGACACCCACTGCGCTGGCGCAGCTCAAG GAAGAGCATGACAATATCAGAGGCATAAAAGGCAAAAACCAACCATTGAAATGGAGCGATTACAAGTCAATGCCATTTACGCAATGT GTGATAAACGAGACACTCCGTGTGGCCAACTTAATAAGTGGGGTATTCAGGCGAGCAAACACTGACATTCATTTTAAAG ACTACATTATTCCAAAGGGCTGTAAAATATTTGCTTCATTCCGAGCTGTGCACCTTAACAATGAACACTATGAGAATGCTCGAACCTTTGACCCTTGGAGATGGCAG AGCAAAAATAAACTTCAGAACGCGGTAGGGGCCAATTTGTTTACTCCCTTCGGTGGTGGACCTCGTCTGTGCCCAGGCTATGAGCTTGCCCGGGTTGTTGTCTCTGTTTTTCTCCATCATCTTGTAACGCGCTTTAG CTGGGAAGAAGCTGAGGAAGATAGGCTTGTCTTCTTTCCCACCACTCGAACTCTGAAAGGATACCCCATCAATCTCCGGCGTCGACCAGATTCGGTTTTCTGA
- the LOC133900548 gene encoding two-component response regulator ORR9-like: MAVATETPFHVLAVDDSLPDRKLIERLLKTSSFQVTTVDSGSKALQFLGLHDEESPVSVHADQLDVAVNLIITDYCMPGMTGYDLLKKIKESSSLRDIPVVIMSSENIPSRINRCLEEGADEFFLKPVRLSDMSKLKPHILKSRCKEHYHQEQHQQIDSNSNESSNPTNNSSNSRKRKAADDEILPQTNRLRHS; this comes from the exons ATGGCGGTGGCCACAGAGACTCCGTTCCATGTCCTGGCTGTGGATGACAGCCTTCCAGACAGGAAGCTCATCGAGAGGCTTCTCAAGACCTCTTCTTTCCAAG TTACCACtgttgattccgggagcaaggCTCTCCAGTTCCTGGGGCTCCATGATGAAGAAAGTCCAGTTTCTGTTCATGCAGACCAGCTG GATGTTGCGGTGAACCTGATCATTACAGACTATTGCATGCCCGGCATGACAGGATATGATCTGCTCAAGAAGATCAAG GAATCGTCATCTCTCAGAGATATCCCAGTTGTGATCATGTCGTCTGAGAACATTCCTTCAAGGATCAACAG ATGCCTGGAGGAAGGGGCGGATGAGTTTTTCCTAAAACCAGTACGACTATCAGACATGAGCAAGCTAAAGCCCCACATACTGAAAAGCAGATGCAAGGAGCACTATCACCAGGAACAACACCAGCAAATCGACAGCAATAGCAACGAAAGCAGTAACCCCACAAACAACAGCAGCAACAGCCGCAAGAGAAAGGCAGCAGACGATGAAATTTTGCCCCAGACAAACAGACTAAGGCACAGTTAG
- the LOC133900294 gene encoding uncharacterized protein LOC133900294, protein MRPPPDRPTQNAAVRLLLLSRTPKLGKGGSAQSRLAMLHSLAHTESWAVDLSWDIVARFGARMQIPREFFDDFVRVAQDEGWHCIVLSAWLRELGSHYGDRGSRRGRRIRSLVGSLFLVRMEGILRTSKYRKLYKILVGEDF, encoded by the coding sequence ATGCGCCCGCCGCCGGACCGTCCCACCCAAAACGCCGCGGTGCGGCTGCTCCTGCTGTCGCGGACGCCGAAGCTGGGCAAGGGAGGTAGCGCGCAAAGCCGTCTGGCGATGCTGCACTCGCTGGCGCACACCGAGAGCTGGGCGGTCGACCTCTCCTGGGACATCGTGGCCCGTTTCGGCGCTCGGATGCAGATACCCCGCGAGTTCTTCGACGACTTCGTGCGCGTCGCGCAGGACGAGGGTTGGCACTGCATTGTGCTCTCAGCGTGGCTGCGGGAGCTGGGCTCGCACTATGGCGATCGCGGAAGTCGTCGGGGGAGGCGGATTAGGAGTTTGGTTGGTTCTCTATTTTTAGTTAGGATGGAGGGGATATTGAGAACCTCTAAATAtagaaaattatataagatacTTGTTGGAGAGGATTTTTGA
- the LOC133900547 gene encoding DNA-directed RNA polymerase V subunit 5A-like yields the protein MNQFVPSQQSALAMDSAESTAASAALAPDGVAAAAVDSSVDDDVVPEVAGCISSMIDRGGSVESHRLFLAQRTALEMLRDRGYSVPESELARTLPEFRAWWADKPELERLAFSTTLASDLSNKVKVVFCPPEPVKIATIREIYNGTKEENLSRLILILQSKIMSKARESIKEIFAFKVDIFQITELLVNITKHVLKPKHEVLTAEEKTKLLKEYNVVDSQLPRMLETDAVARYYGLGKGTVVKVTYDSELTGNHVTYRCIF from the exons ATGAATCAATTCGTCCCCTCCCAGCAATCGGCGCTTGCCATGGACTCGGCGGAGAGCACGGCCGCCTCCGCCGCACTCGCACCTGACGgcgtcgccgcggcggcggtTGACAGCTCCGTCGACGACGACGTCGTCCCCGAGGTAGCCGGCTGCATATCGTCGATGATCGACCGCGGCGGCAGCGTGGAGAGCCATCGCCTGTTCCTAGCGCAGCGCACCGCGCTGGAGATGCTCCGCGACCGCGGGTACAGCGTCCCGGAGTCCGAGCTAGCCCGCACCCTCCCGGAGTTCCGCGCCTGGTGGGCCGACAAGCCCGAGCTCGAACGCCTCGCCTTCTCTACCACCCTCGCGTCCGACCTCTCCAAcaag GTGAAAGTTGTCTTCTGTCCACCCGAGCCAGTCAAAATCGCAACTATCCGGGAGATATATAACGGAACCAAAGAAGAGAATTTGTCTAGACTGATTCTGATATTGCAGAGCAAAATAATGTCTAAAGCCAGAGAATCTATCAAGGAGATCTTTGCATTTAAAGTCGACATATTCCAG ATCACAGAATTACTGGTAAACATTACTAAGCATGTCCTGAAGCCCAAGCATGAAGTGTTGACTGCAGAGGAGAAGACCAAGCTCTTGAAGGAGTACAATGTGGTGGATTCACAG TTGCCTCGCATGCTGGAGACAGATGCTGTTGCTCGCTACTATGGCCTTGGCAAGGGAACTGTTGTTAAAGTTACATATGACAGCGAGCTTACCGGGAACCATGTGACATACCGATGTATTTTCTGA